From the Gossypium hirsutum isolate 1008001.06 chromosome A02, Gossypium_hirsutum_v2.1, whole genome shotgun sequence genome, the window TTCTCTCCCTCCATTTGTTCAAATCATATTGAACTGCTTTTATTTCTGAATTGAAGTTCTTTAAATATGCTGGTGATCTTAGTGAAGGTATTGCCATTTGTAGTAGTACAATGCCGGCCGAATACATATCGAATAGATCCGGACTGTTGAGCTGCAACAATGGTTACCATTTACCACTGTGAAACACATTACAAATATATGCAGCTCATGGAAGCATTAACCAAGGAAGGTGCTCGTACCTGCCACAAAATTGGGGAAAGAAGAGCAGCAATTGGCTCGGGAGGAGGACTTGGTGTTTCTTCCGGTAGGACATATAGTTCCGGGGGACAATAATCGGGATCAAGCAGTCCACGGTTTGGTACATAGTTTTTACCAATGCGAAGGTCAGTTGCTGCACCGAAATCTATGAGTTTAATCTGTCCACGTTTTGTCACCACTATGTTGGCCGGTTTTACATCACGATGAACAATACCCGTGTCATGGATTTTCTTAAGCGAAGTAATAATCTGGCGTAATATTTGCTTGATGATTAATGCGTTCCGTTTAACGGATTCGACTCCTTGTAGTACACGTCCGAACATTACAGATTCTATGTTTAAAGGGAAGCTACGATCTTTCATGTAATCGGCAAGCGTACGATCGCCCTATCACATAAACACGTCTACAAATTAGTGCTAAACCAAGAAGAAGAGTCCTTACATGAACTGATAATTGTTCAATAATCTGCATGCATTTGCATAAAGACACAGTTGCAGACAATGAATTAACCAGTAAGATCCATCATATATAGGCCATAAAACTTAACTGCACATTGTATGGTAAAAGTACTATGAACACCCTTATACTAGGAGTTAGATTGAATTTTGTCCTTGTACATAGATCAAATAGCAAACTGatccttctattaaaaattttgtcCATTGCCCtgccaatttttaacagtagaaatagacgaaatttttaacaaaaatgattaatttactctttgatctaatgtatagggactaatttgctcattttttaaataaaaagagtaaaatgcaatttgactcctaaCACAAGGacttccataatacttttacccgCATTGCATATATCCTCCATGTTTATTAAAACCATCCCGAGTATCATGTAATCTAAGGAAGTTGAATACGGCTATAATAATACctcaaatttccaaacaagcCACTTCCCACCCTTCACAAATTGTGAATTTGTTTGATCAGCAACAAAACTTCCTAAGAACTCAGCACATGTCTCAGGAGCTGCTCTTGAAAGCCTGTAATTAAACCATTCCTCATAGTCTCCACATTCTTCAGCCCCTTGGACACCAACTTTAACCTGCAGGTTCCCAACAAAACAATTTTCAATTATATACCATTTTAGAACAAAAAGCgtcaaagttatatatatagaGATATATATTATTGTTGAGGGGATCAACTCTCTTCGGAAGAAATCATCGAAATGTTATTCACCGAACAGTCAATCAGAATCTCAAACAGTAGAGTTGAAGTGTCTATACTCAGTTCTAACCGTCATCCAACTTCAAAGAAAGATCAAGGTTCACGAAATTTGAGTGTTCTCCCCACCAAAGTAAAATGCTAAACATTTCCTTGGCAGTGACATGAATTCTTTTAGCATCTTCtaaattaaaatggaatataCAGTATAGACATCTCAAGCATAATACATTTACCATTTAAAGATTGATCAATTATTCAACTGACAACACTTCGAAAACATAGCCGTAAGAGAGTCACTCCCCTCCAAcaattatatacacatatattccaATGTATATGAAGAGGACAAATATGATCAAACAAACTAAATTACCTTTTTAAGAATAACCTTTTCTTTAAATCTGTCATCATCAACCAGTGCTTTTTTTGCTTTGCCTCTCTTCGGTAACCTATCTTCAAGTGAAGCATTCTTAGGAACAATAACACCAGAATAAACAATACCAAAAGACCCTTCTCCTAGCTTATCCCCAACCAAAAAATCACTCCTTTTCAAACTCCTCCTACCAGTCAAGCTATCCAATCCTAATTGCAAAGGAGCTAGTAAGTAAGCATCAATGGCACCTACAAGAACACCAGGCCTTGCAGTCAAATAAATCCATGTAAGCCCTGCAAAAACAATGAAACCCCATTTCTGCACTTCGTTTAATTCCCCAGTAACCGATTCAAACTCGGATTTAACAACAGGGAATTGAGATAAAGACTGTTGCAATAAATCAAATGCATTGCACCTTTCTGTGGTATTTTTGTGACGCTTTGTTAAAGACAAATGATTAACTTGAGAGAGAGATTTAAGAggagaaaaacaaagaaccctatGATTTTGCTGAACTGTTGCTGAAGTTGGACAGAGCAAGGAAGCCATGGTTTTTCCAAAAGGTTGTAACTTTATGTTCTGTTTTTTCGAAAAATAAAGCGTCAGCAAAAGGGCCAAAGGCTGGTCTTTTTCCACGAGTATTCCATATTTTTATCGGTTTAGGAAGGATTTAATATATGTGGATATCAAAGGTGATAACTTTCTAAAGCCACCGCACCAATGCCTTCCTGGTAGAAAATGACAAGCATGGCGTCTTGATCTAACTctaaatttatgttttgtttatttaattttaaaatattataaaatatcactaattaaattatttaagaattttcatttaaattattaatttgttaaaattactgttttaccatATTTTTTTTACAACACCTGCAttaattgaaagtttttattatttactcttttatcttttattttttttcaaaaaacaagTTTAAATATTATGAATCTACAAATTAAAATCTAAACAATTTTCTCTACATTAATCATCAATACTAATTGTCAAATCATTACTTGTAACTTGCTAAttggctttttttttaaaaaggttaaattctactattagtcttCGTACTTTATGAAAATTGTGGTTTTAATTTCTGTATTtgtatttgatcatttttagCTTCTATActttccaaaaattaaaattttagtcgTCGCAACACagtaactattaaattcattaagtaaaGTTCTACTATTTCTAAAAACTGATGTGCCAAATATAGTATCATATGCGTAATATCATGTtagcttattattttcacatattgttcactaaaaattcaattaatggatTAAAGACAATCATTTGtcttaagactaaaattttaaattttgaaaagtataaagattTAGAAGGATCCAGTTggaaaaaatagactaaatttatAACTATACATAAAATAcatgactagtaattgaatttaactactATAGTTCAGGTtaggataaaaatttaaaatttgaaaagtatagagactaaaaatgaccaatttgaaaAGCATGAGGACTAAATCTAGtggaataaaagtaaaatagCTAAATCTATAACTTTTGTAGAGTAATGAccaatttttttgataaaaataatctCTCCCCGTCTCTCTCAATTTCGATATTGAGCATATTaatctttctttaaaaaaaaaggagcggtttaatctttaacaatttaaaaagtgagcaattaatgataattaatcacaaagataatatttttttatcaattttatataaatttaactcTCATAATTTACATGttctatcaatttggtcatgattaaataaatttataaatatgtaaatactgtggttaaatttgttaaattttttagaatctagactaaattaataaaatatgtaaatataaagggttaaacttattattataccaataaaaattatttacaatTGCTCACTTCCAAAATTGTCAAGTTGAGGGATTAATTTGCTAAATTTCGAAAATGAGAAGGACtgaaaattttttttaccattttttccATAATTAGATGATTAAATTAAGAACCTCGAATTATGTAATTTAacatcaaaaaaagaaaaagtgaacaTCGATACAGCATGGGAAGATAAAGCTTGAGCCTTCGATCTTGAAGAAGTATTATTAGCATGTGCAATTGCGTCCCTTTGATCCCCTTTCCCTCCTCCATCGTCAAAATTAGAAACCCATTGCTCAAAAATCCACAAGTTTCAGATACCCATTTCCCAATTATCACGAATAATGGCCGATTACATTTCCTTGGATGCTGTATGAGAGCTACCCCATCTTCAAGTTCAAGCGTAGAGGGAGATGGATATGGGCAGTTGGAGTTTGACGATGATGAATTGGAGCTCAAACGACGTCGTACCGATGCTACCTTGGAGAAAATTAGTGACAAGGAGTTGAAGGGGAAGATGGGCAACAAGAATGGGGATAAATTGGTTAGCAGGAAGCAACTGATGAAGAGATCAAATATGGTGGCCAAGCAAGTGATAAGCATCCAATCTGCTCAAACCTTAGGCTTTGTGTCTCAATTATGGGTGGATACTACTTCAGTCAGTACTTTCCTCttcatactattattattatgatgATGATCCTTATTCAAGGCTAAACATGTTATTGTTTTATTCCCAATTTGCAGctgaatttgaaattttggatATCCATGAATGCAAAATGTTTTCTTAGGGGTAAAAGTAGCATATCTTTGATGTAATGTTCAGtgactaatttgcctattttttgaaTAGAGGGTCAAAATGCAATCTAACACTGCAGAGGCCTCCTTagtattttaacctttaataaaatcTTAACTTTTGAATACCAAAATGGTCTATTTTGTTTCTATGATGGAAACTTTATGTTACAACATGTTTCTCATTTTAGCCATTTGTTTAGTTTTAAACAAATATGATtgtgcttcttcttttttttactcTTTGCTTATTGATTTTAGCAACTTTAGAGTAAAAGAAGGTATGTAGCAAAGTTTACAACTAAAACTAAACATAGGTTATTTAGGCAAGTTGTTTAATACATATTtgtattctttcatttttttcagtGGTTAGTGTTGGCTATGGAGGTAAGGCCAAGCTTGCTTGCTGGGCAATCAGAAAGGATTCTTCTACAAGACATCAACAAGGTAATGGATTAATAACATtttttgcatttgcatttgcattttacTACTGCTAATAAAGTTTACTTTTTAACATAATAGAGTATGTATCTATTGTTCAAGGATTATGCTGGTTTCATCCACTATTACCAATTACCTTCCTTGCTTGTAATTTTCGTTTTTGCTTTCGAAGGTTGGTGATGTTGTCCTTGTTGAAGATGAGAGAGTGATGGATAATGACTTTAAGATGGTTAGACTCGAGACTCTGGTAGGTTTCGGTACTTGCTTCTATTGTTTGGGTGTAAATCTCGTCATTTTTTTCATCTATAACTTGCTGATTTTTCTTATGCAAATTTTCTTCCATGTGTTTgattggtaaaagtaccatagatgTCCTATACtaggagttggattgcattttgtcccctctactcaaaaaatgagcatATTAGTCCATGTACATTAGATCGAAGAGCAAACTGGTCCTCCTGTTAaagttttcatccatttttactgttaaaaactggtatTTGTATGTGAGAATGAGATACACTTGGCATGCCACATGTAACTGTTTGATTATTTTGTCAGCCAcgtcagtttttaatagtagaaatggatgaaaattgTAATAGAAAGGTCCAGTTTACTCTTTAACCTAATATACAGGAACTAATTTgctaaatttttaagtaaatggggtaaaatgtaatctgactcctagtacaaTGATCTCCATGGTACTTTTTACCCTGTTTGATCCTATGAAATTCTCATGCTGGTATTAGCCATTTGAAATGGAGTTGTACAGTTTCCACTTGCAACTATTAGTTGATTTTTCTTATGCAAATTTGATTCAATGCGTTCGATACTATGAAATTCTAGTTTACGTATGATGCAGAGATGATTATTAGTTGTTCATTTGAAGTGGAGTTGTATTGTTTCACCTTGCAACTATTAGTTGTTCACTTGAATTGTAATTTAGAGCACAGTTCATTTAGACTGCAACCATCAACTGTTGAACAGTATCATGATTTTATCTCTCTAGACTTTATATTTCTCGagtttaatttacaattttttttaggtAGGATACCGAGTTGTAACACCAAGATATCGAAACATCGGGAAGGTAAATACATGCTTTATATGCTAGAAACTCTCTGcctatttcattatatatatatcttatcaTATATCTCATATAATTATAGGTTCGGGGCTATACTTTCAACATTAATTCAGGGGCTGTTGAATCTCTTGAGCTCGATTCTTTTGGGATATCCATCATTCCATCAAGTTTGgtagtctttttttcttttcatatagGTGATACCGAGTCATAGAAGATTGCAGATTATCAGTTACTTTTTACCGACATAACCGGATTATAATTCCAGGTGAGCACTTATGCTTTGCTTGTCGAGGATGTGCTTGAAGTTATAGCTGACAGAGTAGTCGTTCACGAAGCTGCAGCCTCACGCTTACAGAGGCTGACAAAGGTATCTTACTTGTCACTGAATGTTCTATTTCCTTTTTTGGGGCGAGTTCAACTCAGCAAATCCCACCTTTCTGCAACAAAATTCCCATGAACATGCACTTAGAATAAAGCTTAGCTCATATTGTGGCAAACAAGCAACTTTCCGGAGCCTGTTTGATAAGCGTACAATTTTCTACTATTAGAACGATGTATTGAGGCATATGTATAGAGTATCATATCAACATCTTGGGTTAAAGTATCATAGAGGCCCTTATATTatgagtcagattgcattttgccccttctACTAAAAATATGGGCAAATTAGTCTCTGGacattagatcaaagaacaaactggtccttttgttaaaaattacatCTAttcttattattaaaaattggtccATATACGTCGGCATGAGGTACACGTGACATATCACGTATAATTGTCTGGTTATTCTATTTTTACTCTTTAATtgatttactctttaatttaattttacaggGACtagtttatctatttttttagtaaaggaggtaaaatgcaatctgactcttaaTACTGGAACCTGCATTATACTTTTACCCAACATCTTGTATGTTTGTGATTATATGCATCCATAACCAAAACTTGGTTTAACACCCTAATTTGTCTAATGACTTTTCTCATATATTTAGAGAAGTTGATATATGTTTTAGAATTGGAATTTTTTTTGCTTATAAtatgtttcattttatttatagGGTTAGCATTTGGTACACTAACAgtgtatttttcttatttcacaagCAATGTATTGAATATTATTCCTTATTTATAATGTAAATAACTTAGGGTTCAAGTACCATAGAGGCCATGTATCAAGAGTTAGTTTATATTTTACTCTCtctacaaaaagaaaaagagcaaagtAATCaatgtacattagatcaaagagaaaatttgtctttttaataaaaattttatttatttctattattaaaaattggtccTTGTATGTCAGTGATTCTATCAGTCATACCAATTTTTAAaagtagaaatagaaaataaaaaattattgaatgatcaatttactctttatcTTACATAGACGACTTTGTTCATTTTTTAGTAGAGAGGGTAAAATGCAATTCAACTCTTAGTATGGGAgtctctatggtacttttaccagtAATTTTGCCATGAGTTAAGTCTGTGACTCGCTTATGCCAGGGTTTTTGGGATGCCCAAAGTTTGGAAGTGTCCTTAGAAGAACACATAGAATATGGTGGTGATGAAGGGTCGGAGGGATTTCGTGATGGTCGGAGAAGTAGGCGACGTTCCCGTGGCCGTAAACCACGTTCGAAGTCAAGGGAAGCAGATGATGATTGGGAACTTCCAATagattatttttgaatttgttaaggTATCCATGCTTTCTTCCATAGATAGATGTGTATCAATTGTAATCACTATAAGAAGATCATCAATAAGAAAAACTAATTTCTTAGTGAAGTTAAATTAGAATAGATTTGTATTATTTACTTCTAATCATTCTATTACTACTAATACACAAAACTCTTGAAATCTGAATTTCAATAACATTGTTAATCACTGTTAGTAGAATTTAAGAACATCCGAAGAACTAATAACAAAATGGCAGATTGTCTAGCCAAGACAAATAGTGATGATATCAATTGATTAGTGGTCTTTGGAAATTTGTCATCTAAGGTTAAGATTTTGTTAGAAGAAGATATTCGTTTATTTAAGTTtgacttattttcttttttatcgaaaaaaataatgattaaaattcttatttgatattttaatattgaataaaaaatattacttGATCCTAAGGATCTTATGGTTATTTATTTAGCAAAATCATCCCCTTGTACGGTCATTCGTGCCCCACTTCTGAAATTTTACAAAATCGAGGCGTACACTATGCCTTGTTCAATgaactttcttctttttttatttgcgtaattttaataatttaaataaaaattatcaaatattttaataatattttaaaattttaaattaaataatttaaatataaaatttagtaataattttatAGTGGAACATGAAACCATCCTCAATAGATATCAAACTTTTTTTGTGACGGGCGTTGCATGTAATCAATAGCTCATTTCATTCCCTTTGCAGTTTGCAGAcaaaatatattttgaataaaaCTCGCAATCAACAGTCTTTTAATCTTATTAACTTTTAATGAAGCTTAAATAAATGATTAATTAGCAGATAAAATAGTGAAACGTTGAACCAATCATGTCTTATGTGTCTCATCGTATCCAATTGaatgcatttaattaaattttgtaattctGAATCTCACCAACTCCACACTCCATTTATTCCCCTCCACCTACCCCTCACTGACACACCATCAATTTTAATAACCTACGTTTCGAATCCTatgtttttttcatcatattttatttaaatattgtcatattattcaaataccctacaattaattttttggtttaaatatcaaattaaccCTTTTCTCATTTAGGtgttaaatatgatatttaaattattaattttgtttagtGTCCATCTATATTGGAATCTATGGATATGGTGAcggagttaaaattttttttttaggtttaaaattaaattgtatatttttacagtaataaaaatataattgtattattttaataggttatatctttataatttttaaaaggttaaattaattttttactatttttaaggtcaaagtataattttatcattattaatttaaaattttacaaattttaaaaaacttaaattaaaaatctattatTTTAGAAAGGCCATCGCCCACAGGTCTCTTAGTAGCTCTGCTATTGTATGGATCACTCAGTGAGACCAATATTGGTTCTCAAGTATTCATGTTCAATTTTATCTCTTTTTAACTCCGTAGAGAGTCTCAAGGGAATCTTTGAagaaaaaatacttttttttggtGGTTGAAGGTGCTACCACATCGTGAATCTCTCAAGGTTCTGAACGAAGTTGAAAGAccaaatttaaagataaaattgatTACAAACACTTAGTGAAAGAGTTCGTCAACATTTTATAGGCAACACTTCACAAGCTCCTCTCCAAACGAGTCTAGTCTTCTCTTAATAAATTTTGTCTCATTTTACCCTACACTGATAGTTAATGTATATcacttttaaataataataaaaaaacaaaacattttaagtaaatgaaaaataaatagtttgaaagcctattttttattcaaattcaaaCAGCGCATGTCTCTCTCCTCTCCTTTTCTTATCTTCCTCTCGTTTGGACCATTCTATCGTCAAATCAAAATCTCATATTTCTAGCAATGGCGACGGCTCATTTACGTTTCAGCCAACGCATGCCTCTCCATCCATTGAATAACAATAACACTGccactgttactgttactgccaCTGACTCTGTGCTTGTTTCGAATCCCAAGCAACAGTATCGGATTCTCCATTCCGACGAACGGAACCTACTGAACCATCAACATCCGGTTACGGCCACCGCCACCGAGAAAATGGAGACGACGGCGTTAGATTTGAATTCGTCGTTGGCTGAGGAGCTCAACGCCGTAAGGATGAAGACGGAGCGTTTGAGATTGGATAAAGAGAAGACGGAGAAGATGTTGAAAGAGAGGGAAGCATTGCTTCTTTTGCAAATGAAAGAGATCGAAGAGCGAGGTCAGATTCAAAGACACCTCGAAATTCAAGTTGATAGGCTCTTCAGATTGAAGGAGCTCAAATCTTATTCCAtggtaattaattaatcaattcacgttttttttttaaacaaatttaatgaTTCAAATTCATTTGTTTGACATTTATGATGGTTTTTGAATCAGAGGATATCTCCATTAAAATCACTGAGGGAAAAACAACGAAGTGGTTGGAACATGAATGAGGTGCATTCGCTGGTGAGTGTTTTTATGACTGAAAATGCAATCctcctatatatttattttaaaaaaaattcgctTCTTTAAAAAATCTGTAAATTGTCATTTGTTTAGCGTTTTGTATACTCTGCCGAGAGCTTGAATGTCTGAAAAAGGTGATGATGGCGGATTCACAGAAGTAGAGCACCTTAGCTGCCAAAGAAATCATTTGGGCTCTTGGCAGAGTGAGACAATATCGGGTATCACGGAGTCGCATTTTGTTCATTCtatttaagaaatatataaattagtCCCATGTAGTATATCAAGGAGCAAAAAAttcttttgataaaaaatttatctatttttattattaaaaattgatccCAACAAATTACATGTGATACGTAtaactatttgattattttatcattcgcgttaatttttaataataacaaaaagaatcagtttactctttgatataatgacatgaattaatttattaattattttaaataaaaaaattaattgtaatCTAACTTTTAATACGAGCATAGCACTTTTACCATAATACTGGAAACAACATTTCACAGGTTTCTTTGGAAAAAATTATCTCATTTTCTACTTATATTCAAATTTTCTTCAGGAATTAAAAGGGTATGAATCCAGAGATGAAAACCCACTGCAGGCTTCAACCCCATCCAATTCTTCTCAAAGATTTTAAAGAATAATGATTaaggcttttttttttccttttttatcttCTCTTTTCCTTATCTTTTTGTCATTTTAAAAGCAAACATTATAGTATAATATCTCATTATAGTTGTAACTCATCTTGTTGGAAAGTGGTAAATTATACCCAAAATCTTTGTTCTTTTTAATCAATGTTTCTTCCTCGGTCTTTGAACATACAttacaaattattaaattattaataaatttacgaaaatttttatttaattcattaaactattgaaattattattatataataattctctctccttttctcttttattatttattttttccatgaaacaactttaaatatcgcaaatttacaaattaaaactcGAACAAACTTTTTTTATCTTCGATactattaaaatatgttattctaCTTATCAATAACTAGCTagctaaatttagaaaaaaattaaaagttaaataacttgaataaaaattttcaaataatttaatgatcattTTATGACTTTTTAATATTGAATGACCAAAatgttaagtaatttaatgaacttaaatgtaatttactcttaaacatctttttttcttcttttatgatATGCATGTACCAAGGTTATATACAGcattaaatcatataaaaattcatgaaagttgcataaaaaaattgtaaacgggaaagggagtacgaaaatgatacaaaaataacagtactagaaaaattataaaacatggcTTGCATTGTTGTTGGTAAACTAAGAAGCCTAATTCTACAACTACCCTACCCTACCCTTTGCAAATGAATAAATCCCGAGCTGCTATGGCGAAAAAAGACAACCATTAAGCACTTCACATGAAAAGCCTTTTATAGCCAGAGACTGGCACGATATATGAAATATAGCCAACGTGAGCCTCTCTGGTTGCATTCCAAGCTCAATACCTAGTTATCGCTTAGTCCCTGtagtagaaaaatatatatgaatgaaaGATTATTTTAAACTTATCAAGATTATCAACCCTAC encodes:
- the LOC107935929 gene encoding uncharacterized protein isoform X2, yielding MCNCVPLIPFPSSIVKIRNPLLKNPQVSDTHFPIITNNGRLHFLGCCMRATPSSSSSVEGDGYGQLEFDDDELELKRRRTDATLEKISDKELKGKMGNKNGDKLVSRKQLMKRSNMVAKQVISIQSAQTLGFVSQLWVDTTSWLVLAMEVRPSLLAGQSERILLQDINKVGDVVLVEDERVMDNDFKMVRLETLVGYRVVTPRYRNIGKVRGYTFNINSGAVESLELDSFGISIIPSSLVSTYALLVEDVLEVIADRVVVHEAAASRLQRLTKGFWDAQSLEVSLEEHIEYGGDEGSEGFRDGRRSRRRSRGRKPRSKSREADDDWELPIDYF
- the LOC107935929 gene encoding uncharacterized protein isoform X1; translated protein: MCNCVPLIPFPSSIVKIRNPLLKNPQVSDTHFPIITNNGRLHFLGCCMRATPSSSSSVEGDGYGQLEFDDDELELKRRRTDATLEKISDKELKGKMGNKNGDKLVSRKQLMKRSNMVAKQVISIQSAQTLGFVSQLWVDTTSWLVLAMEVRPSLLAGQSERILLQDINKVGDVVLVEDERVMDNDFKMVRLETLVGYRVVTPRYRNIGKVSTYALLVEDVLEVIADRVVVHEAAASRLQRLTKGFWDAQSLEVSLEEHIEYGGDEGSEGFRDGRRSRRRSRGRKPRSKSREADDDWELPIDYF
- the LOC107935939 gene encoding uncharacterized protein isoform X2; its protein translation is MATAHLRFSQRMPLHPLNNNNTATVTVTATDSVLVSNPKQQYRILHSDERNLLNHQHPVTATATEKMETTALDLNSSLAEELNAVRMKTERLRLDKEKTEKMLKEREALLLLQMKEIEERGQIQRHLEIQVDRLFRLKELKSYSMRISPLKSLREKQRSGWNMNEVHSLRFVYSAESLNV
- the LOC107935939 gene encoding uncharacterized protein isoform X1; this encodes MATAHLRFSQRMPLHPLNNNNTATVTVTATDSVLVSNPKQQYRILHSDERNLLNHQHPVTATATEKMETTALDLNSSLAEELNAVRMKTERLRLDKEKTEKMLKEREALLLLQMKEIEERGQIQRHLEIQVDRLFRLKELKSYSMRISPLKSLREKQRSGWNMNEVHSLELKGYESRDENPLQASTPSNSSQRF
- the LOC107935933 gene encoding serine/threonine-protein kinase STN8, chloroplastic, whose product is MASLLCPTSATVQQNHRVLCFSPLKSLSQVNHLSLTKRHKNTTERCNAFDLLQQSLSQFPVVKSEFESVTGELNEVQKWGFIVFAGLTWIYLTARPGVLVGAIDAYLLAPLQLGLDSLTGRRSLKRSDFLVGDKLGEGSFGIVYSGVIVPKNASLEDRLPKRGKAKKALVDDDRFKEKVILKKVKVGVQGAEECGDYEEWFNYRLSRAAPETCAEFLGSFVADQTNSQFVKGGKWLVWKFEGDRTLADYMKDRSFPLNIESVMFGRVLQGVESVKRNALIIKQILRQIITSLKKIHDTGIVHRDVKPANIVVTKRGQIKLIDFGAATDLRIGKNYVPNRGLLDPDYCPPELYVLPEETPSPPPEPIAALLSPILWQLNSPDLFDMYSAGIVLLQMAIPSLRSPAYLKNFNSEIKAVQYDLNKWRERTRLRPDFTILDLESGRGWDLATKLISERGSLRRGRLSAAAALRHPYFLLGGDQAAAVLSKFGF